One Acidobacteriota bacterium DNA segment encodes these proteins:
- a CDS encoding YbaK/EbsC family protein has product MAIASPIREYLNSEDVSYVAFTHPVAFTAQEEAARSHVPGWAWAKIVVCFADDEPIQAVVPAPMNVDLGRLRALAHAAVLRLAREDEMAALYPGCEPGAEPPFGPLFHQRVFVDERLGGQDEVVFNGGTHRDAIRMGYRELVEITNAIVGRFGRPA; this is encoded by the coding sequence ATGGCGATCGCGTCACCCATTCGCGAGTACCTGAACAGCGAAGACGTCTCGTACGTCGCCTTCACGCATCCCGTCGCCTTCACCGCCCAGGAGGAAGCGGCACGCTCGCACGTCCCCGGCTGGGCCTGGGCGAAGATCGTCGTGTGCTTTGCTGACGACGAGCCGATCCAGGCCGTCGTGCCCGCGCCGATGAACGTCGACCTCGGGCGGCTGCGCGCATTGGCGCACGCCGCGGTCCTGCGTCTTGCCCGCGAAGATGAAATGGCCGCGCTCTACCCCGGGTGTGAGCCGGGGGCCGAGCCACCCTTCGGCCCGCTCTTCCATCAGCGCGTGTTCGTGGATGAGCGTCTTGGGGGACAGGACGAGGTCGTGTTCAACGGCGGCACGCATCGCGACGCGATTCGCATGGGCTATCGTGAGCTCGTCGAGATCACCAACGCGATCGTCGGACGGTTCGGTCGGCCTGCGTAA
- a CDS encoding universal stress protein: MISITRILCPVDFSGHSRLALDYATALARWYEAEVVALHAHSVSMVPATIGAFPAATSVGVPLTREEITGDLDEFVRPVQAAQVRVRTVVAMGGAAHNILEAAEKLPASLIVMGTHGASGFERLMLGSITEKVLRKASCPVLVVPRRADAPSGRPIVFRRILCAVDFSPCSRKAASYALSLAEEAGGALTFLNVVEAFDDEPLTAARFDVAEYREHLRQAAGERLADLVPREARTWCDCHTVVRAGKPHREILEAARVMDADLIVVGVRGRNAVERALFGSTTNQVVRRAECPVLTVRS; the protein is encoded by the coding sequence ATGATCTCCATCACCCGGATCCTGTGCCCCGTGGACTTCTCCGGCCACTCGCGGCTCGCCCTGGATTACGCCACGGCGCTCGCGCGGTGGTACGAAGCGGAAGTCGTCGCGCTCCACGCGCACTCCGTCAGCATGGTGCCCGCCACGATCGGCGCGTTTCCCGCGGCAACGTCGGTCGGCGTACCGCTCACGCGCGAAGAAATCACCGGCGACCTCGACGAGTTCGTGCGCCCCGTGCAGGCGGCACAGGTGCGCGTGCGAACGGTCGTGGCGATGGGAGGCGCCGCCCACAATATCCTCGAGGCCGCCGAGAAGCTGCCCGCGAGCCTCATCGTGATGGGTACACACGGCGCCTCGGGCTTCGAGCGCCTGATGCTCGGCTCAATTACCGAGAAGGTGCTGCGGAAGGCGAGTTGCCCCGTGCTCGTCGTCCCCCGTCGCGCGGACGCGCCGAGCGGCAGGCCGATCGTGTTCCGGCGAATCCTGTGCGCGGTGGATTTCTCCCCATGCTCGCGGAAGGCGGCGTCGTACGCGCTGTCGCTGGCCGAAGAGGCCGGCGGCGCGCTCACGTTCCTCAACGTCGTCGAGGCATTCGACGACGAGCCGCTCACGGCGGCACGCTTCGACGTGGCAGAATATCGCGAGCACCTGCGCCAGGCTGCCGGGGAGCGGCTCGCCGACCTGGTGCCCCGCGAGGCGCGGACGTGGTGTGACTGCCACACGGTGGTGCGCGCAGGCAAGCCGCACCGCGAGATCCTCGAGGCGGCCCGGGTCATGGACGCGGACCTGATCGTCGTCGGCGTCCGCGGCCGCAACGCGGTAGAACGGGCCCTGTTCGGCTCCACGACCAACCAGGTGGTGCGCCGGGCGGAGTGCCCCGTGCTGACCGTTCGCTCCTGA
- a CDS encoding D-aminoacylase yields MRHGFAGFLLLLILATGIGLASYAVTRQPERYDVLILNGTVYDGTGGEGTRADVAIRGDRIARVGSLEGHGAGLVIDARGLAVAPGFINMLSWSTESLLVDGRSLGEIAQGVTTQIFGEGDSMGPLTPEMTKRRLEAQGDITFDITWTTLAGYLQELERRGVSQNVASFIGATTLREYVVGLEDRKATPEQIRQMQRLVRQEMEAGALGIGSSLIYAPAFYAGTEELIELCRAAAPYRGKYISHMRSEGNRLIEAVEELLRVAREAKVPAEIYHLKAAGQNNWPKMDRVIAMVEAARAEGLSITADMYTYPAGATGLDAAMPPWVLDGGYEALFKRLRDPKERARIARAIRTPTDEWENLYLAAGSADRVLLVDFKKPSMKKYTGLTLAEAAKQRGEDPVDTIMNLVLADESRVGTVYFMMSEENIRRQIRLPWLSFGSDAASMAPEEPFTRSSAHPRAYGNFARVLGKYVRDERVLTLGEAVRKLAALPAANLELEGRGLLKAGMFADLAIFDPATVADTATFEKPHQLAVGMKHVFVNGAHVLRDGEHTGVKPGRALRGAGARP; encoded by the coding sequence ATGCGACACGGATTCGCCGGATTCCTGCTTCTCCTCATCCTTGCCACCGGGATCGGCCTCGCGTCGTACGCCGTCACGCGCCAGCCGGAGCGGTACGACGTCCTCATCCTCAACGGCACGGTCTACGACGGCACCGGCGGCGAGGGGACTCGCGCCGACGTGGCGATTCGCGGCGATCGCATCGCGCGGGTGGGATCGCTCGAAGGGCACGGCGCGGGCCTCGTGATCGACGCGCGCGGACTCGCCGTCGCCCCGGGTTTCATCAACATGCTCTCCTGGTCCACCGAGTCGCTCCTGGTCGACGGGCGGTCGCTCGGCGAGATTGCGCAGGGTGTCACGACGCAGATCTTCGGCGAAGGGGATTCGATGGGCCCCCTCACGCCGGAGATGACGAAGCGCCGCCTCGAGGCGCAGGGGGACATCACGTTCGACATCACCTGGACGACGCTCGCCGGGTACCTGCAGGAACTCGAGCGCCGCGGGGTCTCGCAGAACGTCGCGTCGTTCATCGGCGCGACAACGCTTCGTGAATACGTCGTCGGACTGGAGGACCGAAAGGCGACGCCCGAGCAGATCCGGCAGATGCAGCGGCTCGTGCGACAGGAAATGGAGGCGGGCGCGCTGGGGATCGGCTCATCCTTGATCTATGCCCCGGCGTTCTATGCCGGCACCGAAGAGCTGATCGAGCTGTGCCGCGCGGCGGCGCCGTACCGGGGCAAGTACATCTCGCACATGCGCTCGGAAGGGAACCGGCTGATCGAGGCGGTCGAGGAACTCCTGCGCGTGGCGCGCGAGGCGAAGGTCCCGGCGGAAATCTACCACCTGAAGGCGGCCGGCCAGAACAACTGGCCGAAGATGGATCGCGTCATCGCGATGGTGGAAGCCGCGCGCGCTGAAGGGTTGTCGATCACCGCGGACATGTACACGTATCCGGCCGGCGCGACAGGACTGGACGCGGCCATGCCGCCGTGGGTGCTCGACGGCGGATACGAGGCGCTGTTCAAGCGGCTCCGGGATCCGAAGGAGCGCGCGCGAATCGCCCGGGCGATCCGCACGCCCACCGACGAGTGGGAGAACCTGTATCTCGCGGCAGGCTCGGCCGACCGCGTGCTGCTTGTGGACTTCAAGAAACCGAGCATGAAGAAATACACGGGCCTGACGCTTGCGGAAGCGGCCAAACAGCGCGGGGAAGATCCCGTGGACACGATCATGAACCTCGTGCTCGCAGACGAGTCGCGCGTGGGGACCGTGTATTTCATGATGTCCGAGGAGAACATCCGCAGGCAGATCCGCCTGCCGTGGTTGTCCTTCGGGTCGGACGCGGCATCGATGGCGCCCGAAGAACCCTTCACCCGGTCGTCGGCTCACCCGCGCGCCTACGGGAATTTCGCGCGCGTGCTCGGCAAGTACGTCCGCGACGAGCGCGTGCTGACGCTGGGCGAAGCGGTGAGGAAGCTGGCGGCGCTGCCCGCCGCCAACCTGGAACTGGAAGGGCGCGGGCTCCTGAAGGCGGGCATGTTCGCCGACCTCGCGATCTTCGATCCGGCAACGGTGGCCGACACGGCCACGTTCGAAAAACCGCACCAGCTGGCCGTGGGCATGAAGCACGTCTTCGTCAACGGCGCGCACGTGCTGCGGGACGGCGAGCATACAGGCGTCAAGCCGGGGCGCGCGCTGCGAGGCGCCGGCGCGCGGCCGTAA
- a CDS encoding GAF domain-containing protein, with product MIADRSQRELAQLTRQLEELNRVGAALSAERELPKLLELILTKAREITGAEAGSLYIVETVPDALPPASGVDAPRQLRFRHAQNDAVQLPFREAPLAITDRSIAGHAALTGALLNIQDAYDLPAGVPYSLDQSFDEAAGYRTQSVLAVAMRTPKGDTVGVLQLINAKEDGRVVPFTAQHEALLTSLAAQAAVALENSLLYAAIQNLFEGFVRASIVAIEARDPTTSGHSFRVANLTVALAEAADRSGGGPLAGVTFSREEMRTIRYASLLHDFGKVGVREEVLVKAKKLYPHQLNLIHERFKLARRSREVAALQRRLDFLLANGREAYLQQLPQFDVELADGFGELDRLLAAILAANEPTVLAEGSFEALQEAAAFAFPDVDGASRSLLQPEEVRLLSLRKGSLSEAERVQIESHVVHTYRFLSQIPWTREIRAIPAIAVGHHEKLNGQGYPYRLSGADIPIQTRMMTISDIFDALSASDRPYKKAVPIERALQILDFAVKDGEIDPDLFQLFVEAKVFERWNVEPERY from the coding sequence GTGATCGCCGACCGCTCGCAGAGAGAACTCGCCCAGCTGACGCGGCAGCTCGAGGAGCTGAATCGTGTCGGCGCGGCGCTGTCTGCGGAGCGGGAGCTGCCGAAGCTCCTCGAGCTGATCCTGACCAAGGCGCGTGAGATCACCGGCGCCGAGGCGGGCTCGCTGTATATCGTCGAGACCGTTCCCGACGCGCTGCCGCCCGCGTCCGGCGTCGACGCGCCGCGGCAGCTCCGCTTCAGGCACGCGCAGAACGACGCCGTGCAACTCCCCTTCCGCGAGGCGCCGCTCGCCATCACCGACCGGTCCATCGCCGGCCACGCGGCGCTGACAGGCGCCCTGCTCAACATCCAGGACGCGTACGACCTCCCGGCGGGGGTTCCGTACTCTCTCGACCAGTCGTTCGACGAAGCGGCGGGCTATCGCACGCAGTCGGTGCTCGCCGTGGCCATGCGCACGCCCAAGGGCGATACGGTCGGCGTGCTGCAGTTGATCAACGCGAAAGAGGACGGGCGCGTCGTCCCGTTCACGGCGCAGCACGAGGCGCTGCTGACCTCGCTCGCCGCGCAGGCGGCGGTGGCGCTCGAAAATTCGCTGCTGTACGCGGCGATCCAGAACCTGTTCGAGGGATTCGTCCGCGCGTCGATCGTGGCGATCGAAGCCCGCGATCCGACGACCAGCGGACATTCGTTCAGGGTGGCGAACCTGACGGTGGCACTGGCCGAGGCCGCGGACCGGTCCGGCGGCGGCCCGCTCGCGGGCGTCACGTTCTCGCGCGAAGAGATGCGGACGATTCGCTACGCCTCGCTGCTGCACGATTTCGGCAAGGTCGGCGTCCGCGAGGAAGTGCTCGTCAAGGCCAAGAAGCTGTATCCCCACCAGCTCAATCTGATTCACGAGCGCTTCAAGCTCGCGCGCCGCAGCCGCGAAGTCGCGGCGCTCCAGCGGCGGCTCGACTTCCTGCTCGCCAACGGCCGCGAGGCGTACCTGCAGCAGCTTCCCCAGTTCGACGTCGAGCTGGCGGACGGCTTCGGGGAGCTCGATCGGCTGCTCGCGGCGATCCTGGCCGCCAACGAGCCGACGGTGCTCGCCGAGGGAAGCTTCGAGGCCCTGCAGGAGGCCGCCGCGTTCGCCTTTCCCGACGTGGATGGCGCGAGCCGCAGCCTGCTGCAACCCGAGGAAGTGCGGCTGCTCTCGCTCCGGAAGGGATCGCTCTCGGAGGCCGAGCGCGTGCAGATTGAATCGCACGTGGTCCACACCTATCGCTTTCTCAGCCAGATCCCCTGGACCCGGGAGATCCGCGCGATCCCGGCGATCGCCGTCGGCCACCACGAGAAGCTGAACGGACAGGGCTATCCATACCGCCTGTCCGGCGCGGACATTCCGATCCAGACGCGGATGATGACGATCTCGGACATTTTCGACGCGCTCTCGGCGTCCGACCGTCCTTACAAGAAGGCGGTGCCGATCGAGCGCGCGCTGCAGATTCTCGACTTCGCGGTGAAAGACGGCGAGATCGATCCCGACCTGTTCCAGCTGTTCGTCGAAGCGAAGGTCTTCGAGCGCTGGAACGTCGAACCGGAACGGTACTGA
- a CDS encoding methyltransferase domain-containing protein: MADWNAGVYHRVSAPQFNWGMRVLARLELDGTERIVDVGCGTGRLTREVASRVSAGRVVGVDRSASMLAQARTHLVDVGVPLVRAHAAALPFVAAFDVVFSTATFHWVLDHDALFRSLFVALASGGRLHAQAGGGPNLARLRGRASQLIQQEPYLTCFETGWSEPWTYADPETTRARMEHAGFRDVSTWLEPAPIQFDAADEFRAFVEIVCLHPYLNRLPPHLQSAFADALVSRAAADDPPFVLDYWRLNLTGRKP, encoded by the coding sequence ATGGCTGACTGGAACGCCGGCGTCTACCACCGCGTATCGGCTCCTCAATTCAACTGGGGCATGCGGGTCCTCGCGCGCCTCGAGCTCGACGGCACCGAGCGGATCGTCGACGTCGGCTGCGGCACGGGGCGACTGACGCGGGAAGTCGCGTCCCGCGTGTCCGCCGGGAGGGTGGTCGGCGTCGACAGGTCCGCCTCCATGCTGGCGCAGGCGAGGACGCATCTTGTGGACGTCGGCGTGCCGCTCGTCCGGGCGCATGCCGCCGCGCTGCCGTTCGTGGCCGCGTTCGACGTCGTGTTCAGCACGGCCACGTTCCATTGGGTGCTCGATCATGACGCGCTTTTCCGCAGCCTCTTCGTGGCGCTCGCCTCCGGCGGGCGACTGCACGCCCAGGCTGGGGGCGGGCCGAACCTCGCGCGCCTGCGCGGGCGCGCATCACAACTCATTCAGCAGGAACCCTACCTGACCTGTTTTGAGACGGGCTGGTCGGAGCCCTGGACGTACGCCGATCCGGAGACGACAAGAGCCAGGATGGAACACGCCGGGTTTCGCGACGTCTCGACGTGGCTCGAGCCCGCTCCGATCCAGTTCGATGCGGCGGACGAGTTCCGGGCGTTTGTCGAGATCGTCTGTCTGCACCCGTATCTCAATCGGTTGCCGCCGCACCTGCAATCCGCGTTTGCCGACGCGCTCGTGTCTCGAGCGGCGGCTGACGATCCCCCGTTCGTCCTCGACTACTGGAGGCTGAATCTCACCGGCAGGAAGCCCTGA
- a CDS encoding carboxypeptidase regulatory-like domain-containing protein, with protein sequence MGVLSAAVLPSVAACRRGVPVVDPGPAPPTSDGTISGRLMTPGDASRLAGRRVEVVNVATGSRRSVSSGADGGFTVKVPPGKYRLQIELRPGEAIVKAPETIDINASVLDGDIVIEIAPGPARPHPADSTRGTEGLGAPIA encoded by the coding sequence GTGGGTGTGCTGAGCGCGGCAGTGCTGCCGTCGGTGGCCGCCTGCCGGAGGGGTGTGCCGGTGGTCGATCCCGGCCCGGCGCCGCCAACGAGCGACGGCACAATCAGCGGGCGCCTCATGACTCCCGGCGATGCTTCACGGCTCGCGGGGCGCCGCGTCGAGGTCGTCAACGTGGCGACGGGCAGCCGCCGGTCCGTGAGCAGCGGCGCGGACGGCGGCTTCACGGTCAAGGTCCCTCCCGGGAAGTACCGGCTGCAGATCGAGCTTCGTCCGGGCGAGGCGATCGTGAAGGCGCCCGAGACGATCGACATCAACGCGAGCGTTCTGGACGGCGACATCGTCATCGAGATCGCGCCGGGGCCCGCCCGGCCACATCCCGCCGACAGCACGCGCGGCACCGAGGGGCTTGGCGCCCCGATCGCGTAG